A single region of the Malus sylvestris chromosome 8, drMalSylv7.2, whole genome shotgun sequence genome encodes:
- the LOC126631966 gene encoding AT-hook motif nuclear-localized protein 28-like produces the protein MRGEYVDSKSDSQNIFSKLHHPNQQNPHHHNLHHHPHQFSSPFQVIPHRESQTSEEEDTSRTSSGTATVTTTNPSPHNPHPNSSSDPNNINNPSADGATIEVIRRPRGRPPGSKNKPKPPVIITRDSEPPMSPYILEVHSGNDVVEAVSRFCSRKNIGLCVLTGSGTVANVTLRQPSTTPGATVTFHGRFDILSISATFLSQSLPSCPVSNPSGFTISLAGPQGQIVGGLVAGALIAAGTVYLVAASFTNPSYHRLPVEDEVVRNSGVGEGHSPQVSGGAADSGGHAPQPSQTCGMTMYSGHLPTDVIWAPTARQPPPPPPY, from the coding sequence ATGAGAGGTGAGTATGTTGACAGCAAGAGTGACTCCCAAAACATCTTCTCCAAGCTTCACCACCCAAACCAACAAAACCCCCACCACCACAACTTACACCACCACCCCCACCAATTCTCCAGCCCCTTCCAAGTCATCCCCCACCGCGAATCCCAAACCTCCGAAGAAGAAGACACCAGCCGAACCAGCAGCGGCACAGCCACCGTCACCACCACCAACCCATCTCCCCACAATCCCCACCCCAACTCCTCCTCCGAccccaacaacatcaacaacccATCTGCCGATGGCGCCACCATTGAAGTCATCCGACGGCCCCGAGGCCGCCCACCTGGCTCCAAAAACAAACCCAAGCCCCCCGTCATCATAACTCGCGACTCTGAGCCTCCAATGAGCCCCTACATTCTCGAAGTGCACTCCGGAAACGACGTAGTCGAAGCTGTCTCCCGCTTCTGCTCTCGCAAAAACATTGGGCTCTGCGTTCTCACCGGCTCCGGAACCGTGGCCAACGTCACCCTTCGCCAGCCGTCAACTACGCCCGGCGCTACGGTAACTTTTCACGGCCGTTTCGACATCCTCTCCATATCCGCTACTTTCCTCTCCCAATCGTTGCCGTCTTGCCCCGTCTCCAACCCCAGCGGCTTCACCATCTCTCTGGCGGGCCCGCAGGGCCAGATCGTCGGGGGCCTCGTGGCCGGAGCCCTAATAGCCGCAGGAACCGTTTACCTAGTCGCCGCGTCGTTTACCAATCCTTCTTACCATCGGCTCCCCGTGGAAGACGAGGTGGTGAGGAACTCGGGTGTGGGTGAGGGTCATTCGCCGCAGGTTTCTGGGGGTGCAGCGGACAGTGGGGGACACGCGCCACAGCCGTCACAAACGTGTGGGATGACCATGTACAGCGGTCACTTGCCTACTGATGTAATATGGGCTCCAACTGCAAGGCAACCACCACCTCCACCGCCTTACTGA
- the LOC126631962 gene encoding AP-4 complex subunit mu has product MISQFFLLSQRGDNIVFRDYRGEVPKGSAEIFFRKVKFWKEDGQEEAPPVFNVDGVNYFHVKVVGLLFVATTRANVSPSLVLELLQRIARVIKDYVGVLNEDSIRKNFVLVYELLDEVIDFGFVQTTSTELLKSYIFNEPIVLESARLSSIGPTGLFMQGTKRMPGTAVTKSVVANEPGGRKREEIFVDIIEKISVTFSSSGYILTSEIDGTIQMKSYLSGNPEIRLALNEDLGIGRGGGSGYDYRSSFGSGAVVLDDCNFHESVRLDNFEVDKTLTLVPPDGEFPVMNYRMTQEFKPPFRINALIEEAGVHKAEVILKIYAEFPSNITSNTVAIQMPLPKYTIRASFELEPGAVGQTTDFKDTNKRLEWGLKKIVGGSEHTLRARLTFSPEVHGNITKESGPVSMTFTIPMYNSSRLQVKYLQIAKKSGTYNPYRWVRYVTLANSYVARI; this is encoded by the exons ATGATCTCGCAGTTCTTCCTGCTCTCGCAGCGTGGCGACAATATCGTCTTCCGCGACT ATCGCGGTGAAGTGCCAAAAGGAAGCGCGGAGATATTTTTCCGGAAAGTGAAGTTTTGGAAAGAAGATGGGCAAGAGGAAGCACCCCCTGTCTTT AACGTGGATGGTGTCAACTACTTTCATGTGAAGGTTGTTGGACTATTGTTTGTCGCAACCACAAGAGCTAATGTATCACCATCTCTTGTCTTGGAACTTCTACAAAGAATTGCCCGTGTCATCAAAGATTATGTTGGGGTTCTCAATGAAGATTCTATAAGGAAGAATTTTGTGCTTGTGTACGAGTTGCTTGATGAAGTCATT GATTTTGGCTTTGTGCAAACAACATCAACTGAATTGTTGAAGTCTTATATATTTAATGAGCCAATTGTTCTCGAATCTGCGCGTTTATCATCTATTGGCCCTACTGGCCTTTTTATG CAAGGGACAAAGAGAATGCCTGGAACAGCTGTCACAAAATCAGTTGTTGCAAATGAGCCTGGTGGTAGGAAGAGGGAGGAAATTTTTGTGGATATAATCGAGAAGATTAGTGTGACTTTCAGCTCTAGT GGGTACATATTGACTTCTGAGATTGATGGAACCATTCAAATGAAAAGCTATCTCTCTGGAAATCCAGAAATCCGATTAGCCCTCAATGAGGATCTGGGCATAGGAAGAGGTGGAGGGTCGGGCTATG ACTATAGGAGTTCATTTGGATCAGGAGCGGTGGTACTTGATGATTGCAATTTTCATGAATCTGTACGTCTTGATAATTTTGAAGTAGACAAAACTCTGACCCTG GTGCCCCCTGATGGTGAATTTCCTGTCATGAACTACCGTATGACTCAGGAGTTCAAGCCCCCTTTTCGTATTAATGCGTTGATTGAAGAAGCAGGAGTTCATAAG GCTGAAGTGATTCTGAAAATATATGCTGAGTTCCCCTCGAACATTACTTCCAACACAGTTGCTATACAAATGCCGCTACCTAAATATACTATCAG AGCCAGTTTTGAGTTGGAACCAGGAGCAGTTGGACAAACAACAGACTTCAAGGATACCAATAAGAGACTTGAGTGGGGATTAAAGAAG ATTGTCGGTGGATCTGAACATACGCTACGTGCCAGACTCACATTTTCCCCTGAAGTACATG GAAACATAACAAAAGAATCTGGTCCAGTTAGCATGACATTTACAATACCTATGTATAATTCTTCAAGACTTCAG GTAAAGTACTTGCAGATAGCAAAGAAATCTGGGACTTATAATCCATATCGGTGGGTAAGATATGTTACTCTCGCCAATTCATACGTTGCTCGGATATGA